Within the Ornithodoros turicata isolate Travis unplaced genomic scaffold, ASM3712646v1 Chromosome52, whole genome shotgun sequence genome, the region GCTACATAAATAGTACCGCGTAACCGCCTCCTGCTTCATTCCGATGAGGGGATCTGCATAGGCATCCGAAACGTCAATGGCTATTGTTAATTTTAATTCGTTGTGTACGTCGTGTGTATTATTATCGCTTTTATAAACATGAGTGTTCCCGGCGTTTTGTCAGTCTTCAGTTGGACACACTATGTATAGACATGACAAAATGAAGCTCTCGAGCGGGACCATGTGTTCAAGAAGTGCAACGAAACGGGAGACGGTCGTCTCGACACTGCGCGAAAGACTGCAGCAGCGTTGTACTGTAAAAGCGTagttggggttcactgcctaaGAAATTTGTACGTGAAAAGGAAAATGGTAAAGAATACTGACACAGGCTACgtgtctccatatttttttttctccacagcATATTCCAGAAATTACCCTACATTAAAAGAGCGAGTGTCAGTATAACGGCGATAACGTCACCCCTAACTTACCCCAACCAATGACAGATACCGCGCGATTCATAACCTTACCTGTTAATGGGGTGCAGTACacgcggtacactcttaaaaatgagtttcaccacatagcacgctcctagccaaccatcatgccgaatgacagcgttctcacccctgatttgttgaaaacgggaggcggagcatattttgtgacacttatgcagttcataattgtcacaaaaatggcgtacgcctcccgtttccagcaaatgagcggagagaacgatgtcattcgagatgatggttagctacactgttaaaacagaacttcaccgcatagcacgctccggaCCAACCATcgtaccgaatgatatcattctgtgtcgtgatttgttcaaaacaggggggaggcgcctatctgggacaagataatctgtcccagataggcacctcctctcattttcaacaaatcaatgcacagaatgatatcattcggaatgacggttggctaggagcgtgctatgcggtgaagttctgttttaacagtgtaggagcgtgctatgcggtgaagttctgttttaagagtgtagtctacCGGTCttccgcactcttaaaaatgaacttcaccacatagcacgctcctggccaaccatcatctcgaatgataacgttctcACCGCTGATTTGTTGCTAGAGGCGGAGCCTATGCTGTGCCGTGCATagtggccacaaaataggctccgcctcccgttttcaacaaatcaggggcgagaacgttgtcattcgggatgatggttggctaggagcgtgctatgtggtgaagttcatttttaagagtgaccGTTCTACTAGCACTTGCCAATAGAGAGGTTTAGTGCTTGTACGTTATAGCCTCTGCGCGTACGGAAGGGGTAGCGTTAATGGTACTGCGCACGCCCACAACAGAGATAtggcttcgcgcagtgcgcagaacaaGCAGCGTTATATCCCCTTCTTAGCAAAGGTGATAgggtacgatgtactaaaactctgtaaTGAAAAGAAGTTATACCCTATGACCTATAAAAACGAATCCGGTGAACGGCACTTCGCACTCGTTACTCTGTTTTCATCGTGTCATGtcacttcagtttgttcttgacGTCATCAtaagtacactgttaaaacagaacttcaccacatagcacgctcctagccaaccatcataccgaatgatatcattctgtgtcatgatttgttcaaaacaggggggaggcgcctatctgggacaagataatgtgtcccagataggcacctcctcccattttcaagaaatcaatacactgaatgatatcattcggaatgatgcttggctaggagcgtgctatgtggtgaagttctgttttaacagtgtacatcGCGACGCTCTATTCCAAATTGTGCCTGTTATGGTCATTTCACGCcaccgcaaaaaaaaagcacaaaaaaaaaaaaaacacagaggcAACAGAGCGACTATGGCGGGCTATAGAGCGACCTCCGCGCGAATTTTCACCAGACGCATGTGATATGATACaaaaggcgaaaaaaaaagtcataaaAACCGTGCTGTTTGGTAGTGCGTGGTAAAGGCGACAAAATACACCACACACTCAAAGAACAggacttcatcgcatagcatgctgtgcgccaaccattgccgggaatgatatagggttatcgcttttgattcgaggagagagggaggcgtacgcctttttgtggcaattatacACATatcaaaattgccacaaaaaggcgtacgccccccccctctctctctcctcgaatcagtggcgataaccctatcattcgtggcaatggttggcgcagagcgtgctatgcggtgaagctctgtttttagagtgcagattTCGGGGTTTGTGGAAGGTCGGATTTGTTCTGTTGAAAACCTTATCTTCCACCAATACGCTACGATAGTACGTCTCTGCGTATGGAAAGGTGGGTGAAAAGCAGAAAAGGGTTGgtgaaagcacgtgacaaagcgtctgtccacaCTGAGAAAGCAGCACTTAGGTCATATTCCCAGACGGACCACAACACTATATGAAAAGGCGAAGCCATGTGGATCTAAGGTGTAGTTCTTGTTGTACCTTGTTTAAGAGCGATTCTCTATCTTTTTACAATGTAGTTAAGGACAAGAccgttctacactcttagaaatgaacttcaccgcatagcacgctcctagccaaccatcatcccgaatgacaacgttcttgcccctgatttgctgaaagcgggaggaggagcctattttgtgccattatgcacggcacaaaataggctcctcctcccgttttcaacaaatcaggggcgagaacgttgtcattcgggatggtggttggctaggagagtgctatgcggtgaagttcatttttaagagtgtacgtgcacGACGGGTAAGGGAAAAGCTGGGAGTCTGTGCGAATGGCTGACCTACTTTCTAGCGTTATAAGCATGTTTCTTTGTGAAATAAAATGTCTGTTTGTCAATCAGTGCTTTTCGTGTTCGTTTTTTCCGTGTGTCCCTTGCACTGGGGTATGTTATCGCTTTTAACACTAGAGGGATAGGGATtaacggacgtcatatcaaaggTTCGTTTCACGATGGCCGAGtgtgttatcttggaaagcgacccgcctcatgggtgtttcctcctgagaatccgaaggccacacacagtaaatttttttacgcccttcccggtgtgaaaggggtgtacTATGGTGACATTACACTTATACTACACTCCACTAAGCACCCGTGTTGGTGTAAAAGGTATGTAATGTACCAATACCCCCCGACCACACTTACGTTACACACAATGCTAAATTTTGGAACACTCATATCAGTGCAAAACGGGCGTATGCAGCACAATACTCATAGCTCACGTAGTTTTCTAGTACAGACGGACGCGAAAAAGATAGAcaacaagtaatgaagagaatTGGGAAGCCGTCTAAGGATTAAAAACAactgctacttttattacattaaatcactacgaaccttcccgaaccacactctccgagtctcttcgtcagctggactctcgcccttcctccctatcgaaattgcttggcccctggcccaatccagcccagcaacgctctgcgctcaaagctcttctgacatttctggacaccatcggacttcgatcgttattgtgaaggggctcgttattttattccccccattccatccagcaatggggtagagtatcgcctgtggcgatgaaactccccattttcCAAGgacgaaaataaagttgttgttgttgttaaatctatttctagtaattcccatttaatttttttacagTCGCGTTGCCAAATGTATAGGGCAACTGTAgctacagttaggggtcgacgtttcggcagtcagcgctgccttcaacaggactaaGCCTGAATATAGGTGTCAGGGGCTTCACCCCTGCTGAAAGGTTAACTTGTGCGAGTGACCACGAAATTAAaatacatatatgtatgtaaGTAAAGGGCTAACTATTGTGGGTGATTGTGAAATTAATATACGAAAAGAACAATGGAAGTTTATTACAAATTATGGGGgaagtcgacgtttcgacagcagcagcCTTCAACAGGGCTTGCAAATGGCGAAGGCGGGCTGCTGTTGCAGTGTCGACTTGTCGACCTTAATCGTTAATAAACCCCCcttgtattttctgtttgtaATCTCGGATCCATTCTaccttctccttcgcatttatATGCAATATACCTATATATGTATACCTAttagtacatttaagcagtgtTCATGCGGGAAGAGCGTACATGTGACATAATGAATGCTAACTCAAGCTTCCATAAGAGGTTAAAGCGGAAGCACCTAGCTAAGCTCTTCTAAGCTCCCGTGTCATGCTGGTTAAGATACCTTTCCACGCCGGTGACACGGGTTCCTCTCACCGGCTGTGTTGCCTGCGGTTTCCCCTGCGTTTTCCGAGGACCTTCCCGACGAATGTCTGCGCAGTtcacctgaagtcggcccacgacgcacactaacccctccccccactcctccctgctgtcctccctccatctgtccacgtctgtacgccgtccatagccacagttgcttcgcgtcgctaacacggaaataaaaaaaaactccgTGAGTCTTGATAGCTAAGATGCTCACACTAGCAAATACAGAGcaagtcttttttttcttcttcttttcagaACCTGCCATTTTTGGggtccccccccctcccaatacacccaataaacatccttcttttgggtgtaatatgtgacgcccctgttacacccatcattggggtgtagcatttacacccataagggcgTGAGTTATCTAACAATCATTTTACACTCATAGGTGTGTAAATAAATTTACTGTGCACCTATGATCTGCACGCCCTACTgatctctacactcttagaaatgaacttcaccgcatagcacgctcgtagccaatcatcatcttgaatgatatcgtgatctggccggatttgttgaaaacgagaggcgtacgccgtttttgtggcacttatgctgttcataattgtcacaaaaagggcgtacgccttccgttttcaacaaatccggccagataatgatatcattcgagatgatggttggctacgagcgtgctatgcggtgaagttcatttttaagagacggcaagcccttccaccacccaccaccaccatcatttttaagagtgcactcttaaaaatgaagttcaccacatagcacgctcctagccaaccatcatcccgggtgatatcgttcccttccttgatttgttgaaaacgggtggcgtacgcctttttgtgacacttatgtggaaatgttaattgtcacaaaaaggcgtacgcctcccgttttccataaatcatgtgagagaacgatgtcactcgagatgatggttggcttggagcgtgctatgtggtgaagttcatttttaagagtgtgtatgtataaaggctggatcgcgcataggagagggtctcgtgggagagaggtgcggcaaccggccgccatgttggagggcccaatgatgccggctgctcccatagcaaacaatgggaagcgatttgatttggagcatttgtggcgctttaaacgctcctcattgctgattagcacacatctttcttaggaatcagtgtgctgatgtattccaaatgTGCTTCAGCGGTGTTCCTGTAGTCTTTAAtagtaattgccttctttttcttctccactGCCTGTAACTCCGAATATGACGTCTAAGAGTCGCGCACGGGGAGCATATGCACGAAGAAATTCGGTGAAAGTGAACCAATAAAATTGATTCTTTTTGCTCAGCAAGGGTTCACACTGTATAGttagtttgtgtgtgtgtgtgtgtgtgtgtgtggtgtggtTTTCCTTCCTTGTTCGGTTTGCGTGTGGTATTTGGTTTTCCTGAGGTGTTCCGCGGTTTTCGTTCGTTATTGTGTGGTTTGGTGTTGTATGGTTCTCGTTTGGCTTTTTCGATtgtcgtattatgttctacgagtgtgcGTTTGCGTTTTACAATAAGACCTTgttccttattgtgaaggggctcattattttattcaccacatcaccatccagcaatggggtggagtatcgccccctggaaatgaaactccccatttgtTGTTACGAGTGTGTTGCAATTGTTCAGCTGTCAGTGCGGTTCATTACAGagattcgaagcgctgtgcatgcagagcatgcacatgcatgacttattACACATGCTGTAGGAGCGACTgtacatacgaggttaacacataagtttatttacttccaccctaCCTCACAAATTACAGGAAAAGCGGAAGAAATTGGCATATTCAGCGTCGCACTACTGCAAGTGATACAGAGATAAAATTGGATAAAACGATACAGTAACTTCACTGTACACGTGACACgtagaaatttaaaaaaataatattgaaacATACGACTTCTATGTCCATGAGTCATCGTCATTGATTGTTGAATACTATGCCCTGTGAGAGCGGCCAACAGTACTGtagcatcatcgtcatcgccgCGCACCGAGCTTAGCACGGTCCCCGTGCGCTGCGAATAAATCACTTTCGATTGACCTTCCGAGGCTCCCGGTTGTCCCTTCTTGGATCGCGCTACAATGGTGACCCGGCCTTTGCTACGATGCAGCCTTCTGCAACCGGCGACGCGCCCCGCTTCCCTGCACCGCCTGTGGAACAGGCCGCCCCTGCCTTTGCTGCCCAGTCTCAGGTCGGCCATTTTGCCGTTCGCCTGCCGCCATTCTTCAGCCAGCAACCCCAGCTTTGGTTTGTGCAAGCTGAAGCGCAGTTTGCCCTCGCAGGCATCACTACCGAGACGCGGAAGTATTACCATGTCATTTCCGTTCTGCCTCCGGACATCTCGCTGGAAGTCTCTGACTTGCTCCTTCACCCTTCACCCACCGAGCCCTATTCCGGACAGCGCTCGTTGAACGCACAATGGCTTCCGAGCGCAAGCGGCTACAGCTCCTGCTCGACGCAGAAGAGCTCGGCGACCGAAGACCATCGCAGATGCTTCGGCATATGAAGAACCTCCTCGGCTCGCGCGCCGCGACCTTCGATCGGGTTCTGTTGAGGGAGCTGTTCCTGAAACGCCTTCCCAGCCAGGTGCAGATGGTTCTGGCCACCGCCGCTGACCTGGATATCGCAGCACTGGCCAAGCTTGCCGACAAGGTTCTTGAAGTCAGTCATCCCACCATCTCGGCTTCTACAGCTCCGGTAGCTGCTCTGACACCCTCTCAAGACCCAGCCACCGCTCAGCCCTCTTCCTCTCAGTTCACCACGCTCACTGAAGAAATTCGACGGTTATCTGACGTAGTCGCTTCAACCTTGTCGAGCCGGCGACCCCTTCGCCGACCTCGATCCCGTCGCCCATCCCTCCGACGGCGTAGCTTGACCCCTTCTCCCAGCCGACCTCCAGCTGGTTGCCTCACGCCTTGCTTCTACCACGCCTCCCAGACTTCCCAGACCACGCTTCCCAGACCACGCCTTCCCCAGGTGACTCGGCAGCCTACCTCGTTAAGCTGCAGCAAGCCTTCCGCTGCCTTCGACCTTCCCCGCCTCGCGAGCGGCACAACCAGTCTCCCTACGTCAGCCCCGACCTCATGAACTCCTCCCACGTGTTCCTGCGGACCGACGCCGTACGCAGGTCTCTGCAACCGCCATACACTGGGCCTCATCCCGTTCTCTCGAGAACCCCCAAGACCTCGATCATCAGGGTCAACGGCAGAGAGGAGACTGTCTCTAACGACAGACTAAAGCCAGCCCATGTTCTGAATCCGGACGTCTCTGCTGAAGCCTTGGCAAGTTTCTCTCCACCTTCGCATCCCCCATCCAGCCCTTCACCCAAGACAGTCACTTGGAGACTATAGCTCTCctccagcgggggggggggggggggggttatgtagcatcatcgtcatcgccgCGCACCGAGCTTAGCACGGTCCCCGTGCGCTGCGAATAAATTTCCGAGGCTCCCGGTTGTCCCTCCTTGGATACAGTACCAATACCACATACCAATATACAGTGCAAATATCACTTGAAACTGTATGCGACGACAGATActgagggggtcaggacatccgaaCACCCCCTAGATCTGCCCGTTTGCAACATGCTACACCAACACAGTTAAATGATGGCAACAGACAATGCACAAAGTAATATTAGGCAGTAGTCGGATCAGTAATAGAAACTTATCAACGTTAATGAAGATTTATTTCAATACAACACTAAGACATCAGCAATCCGTATGTGACGTAACAGTACGTCTTCGTTGTCGAAATGGGGGCACCACGAAATTCCTGGAAGATCATCACCTGTATAGACGTCCCTTTGTTTTGGGTGCCACAACCTACACAAAAGACAGTTCCCGCTGCAGATCTTCCAGCTCATTCCACAATTTTCCAGCTCCGGTGCAGCCAAGcttcttcacgaatttttcgcTCAGTCTCCGGCTTTGTTCAGGAGCAAAATGGTTTTTCCAGTCCCCCACTACACCGCGACGAATAAACCCGGGCACTCCTTTTGGCCGAGCTGAACACCACTTACTCGGATCGTCTGCTTTCATTACGTCAATCCTACTTTTTGCTGCCAGGTCCTCCGCGTCGGGCTGCCACCCTCGAGGAAAAATGGGCCTAAGATGATCAATGATACGCTGGGCACAACCTAGTCTATTCGCACTCATTTCCTCGTACGTCAGGAACAGCACATTGTCCTTGTCGTGGTACTTCCACAGCGACAAAAGGTGATCGAAatagtcgccgcattcaatctGGCCTTCGAGGAAGTCTTCGAAGAAGTCGTCAAACTTGCCATCCTCATAGTCGTAGCATGTAAGGAATCCACGCGTATGGTGAAAGAAGGACACGCAGCAGTCCCAGGGGTTCCTGGCGACGCATATGTATCGCGGAAGAGCACTCCACGGAAACACCTCGAAGGACAAGTGGGTCTTCATTCCGCGAGGCCTCACGTCAGACAGCGTCTTCGTGCCGGCATCGTCAATGAACGGGATGAACTCGCCAAGGCGGCGACCGGACGGGATGGGTTGGAGATTGTTAAGCAGGAGGTACGTCATGTACTGTACCCAGGTGGTCCCGCTCTTCGGGTACGTCATTACGATGATGTCGCCCTCGGAAGGCTGGTACTGCATTGCGGCTTCCAGACTAGCGAATGGAAATTGACCTCGAGGCACGATCCACCCAGACGCTGGATGTACCTTAAAGGAGGGACGCTTTCTTGAGGTCTTGGATTCATTCATGCTGGGATCTGCAGGGACAAAGAAAGAATGATTACGAAGGAAAGCGTTCTA harbors:
- the LOC135374288 gene encoding sulfotransferase ssu-1-like — protein: MNESKTSRKRPSFKVHPASGWIVPRGQFPFASLEAAMQYQPSEGDIIVMTYPKSGTTWVQYMTYLLLNNLQPIPSGRRLGEFIPFIDDAGTKTLSDVRPRGMKTHLSFEVFPWSALPRYICVARNPWDCCVSFFHHTRGFLTCYDYEDGKFDDFFEDFLEGQIECGDYFDHLLSLWKYHDKDNVLFLTYEEMSANRLGCAQRIIDHLRPIFPRGWQPDAEDLAAKSRIDVMKADDPSKWCSARPKGVPGFIRRGVVGDWKNHFAPEQSRRLSEKFVKKLGCTGAGKLWNELEDLQRELSFV